The genomic stretch GCCCACCCCGGGGGGTCTCCCGCCAACACCGCGGTCGCGCTGGCGCGGCTGGGCACGCCCGTCGCCTTCGCGGGACGCCTGTCCGGCGACGGGTTCGGGCGCCGCCTGCGCGCCCACCTCGAGACCAACGGGGTCGACCTCGGTCTCAGCGTCGACGCGGCCGAGCCGACCACGCTCGCGGTGGTGGAGCTCGACGCCCGCGGCGGCGCCGGGTACACCTTCTATGTCGAGGGCACCACCACGGCGACCTGGGCGGCGTCGGAGCTCCCCACCGACCTCCCCGAGCAGGTGAACGCGATCCACACCGGGTCGGTGGCGCTCGCGCTGCCCTCGGGGGCCGAGGCCATCGGCGACCTGCTCCGGCGCGAGCAGGGCCGGCGTGCGATCTCCCTCGACCCCAACGTGCGCCATCCGTTCGCCGGCGATCGCGAGACCTACCGCCGCCGCCTGGAGGGCTGGTTGAGATGCGCCAGCCTGGTCAAGGTGAGCCTGGAGGACCTCCAGTGGGTCCACCCCGGCGAGGCGGTCACCGAGATCGGCCGGCGCTGGCGCGGGCTTGGACCCGCGCTCGTGGTCGTCACCCTCGGCGGGGCGGGGTGCATGGCGTTCGTCGGTGGCGAGGAGATCACCCGTGCGGCGACGCCGGTGACGCTCGTGGACACCATCGGTGCCGGCGACTCGTTCACCGCGGGCCTGCTCGACTGGCTGGACCGGCACCACCGCCTCGGCCCCGCCGGCCCCGCGGCGCTCACCGCGCCCGAGGTGGTGGCCGCGTTGGACTTCGCGAGCGAGGTGGCGTCGATCACGGTGAGCCGGGCCGGGGCGGACCCGCCGTTTCGGCGGGAGTTGGGGGACTGATCCCCGGCCGGACGGGACCGTGCAATCCCTCCGGCGACGTCGGTGAGGTGCATCTCACCCTGCGGCTACATGTGGCAGAAACATGTGTGGACATGTCCACCCGGCGCGCAATCGCGCCCAGAGCGTCGCCATGCAACGCGGCGGAAACGACCGCAGTGGCGAGTGATTAAGGTCTCTCGCCGCGCGTAGGTTGCGCGCAATCCGGAGCGTCGAGTCGGTGCCCGCCGCAGTGATGCGGCAGACCGGCACAGAGCCGGCGAATGGGTCGAGATCATCCGCAGTGGAAGGTGTACCGACATGCTCAAGTTCCTCACCGTACGAGGTGCCGCGCTCATCGCCCTGGCGACGCTCACGGGCTGCGCCAGCGCCGCCGTGCTCGAGCGGCCCCTGGCCGCGAATGCGCCCACGGTGGCGACGGCGCCGCAGATCGTCGAGGCCGCGGGCACCTCGCCCGCGGTCCTCGACACCTCGCAGCCCACCCCCGCGGCCACATCGATGCCCATGCCGGCGACAACTCCGACAGCCATCCGCTTCCGCCCGGCGCCGTTACGGCCGGCGCCGGTGCGGACGCCGGTGACCAGGGCGGTCCCGGCGGCGGTCGCCGCACTGCCGCCGCACCCCGCCGCTGCGCTGCGGCCGCTCACCGCCGCGAGCGGCAACTGGTCCGGGTACGTCGAGGCCGGCTCCTTCTCGCAGGTCTCGGGGTCGTGGACCGAGCCGACCGTGCGCTGCACCGCGCCGGACGCGACCCTGGCGCTCTGGGTGGGCCTGGGCGGCGACGGCTCGCTGCCGCTGTACCAGGCGGGGTCGGGAGCGATGTGCCGGAACGGGTCGCCGGTGCACTTCCTCTGGTACGAGCTGCTCACCGCCGCGCAGCAGCCGCCGCAGGTGATCGTGCGCGAGATCGCACCCGGCGACGTGGTCGCGGTCTCGGTGGGCCTCCGCGGCGCCGGGGGCGGCGGCAGCATCCAGCTGGCCGACCGCACCGCCGGCTACGCCACGACCGTCGGCTTCGCCGCCCCGGAGACCACCCTCGACACCGCCGAGTGGATCACCGAGGCGACCACCACGCCGTCGACGGGCACGATCACCCCGCTCGCCGACTTCGGCACCGTCGACTTCCACTCCTGCACCGCGAACCAGGGCACGGAGGGAATCGGGAGCGCCGCTGCCGGTCACCTCACCGCGCTGCTGCTCCACGACGCCAGCGGAGGCACCGCCACCCCCGGCGGCGTCAGCCCCGACGGCTCCGGGCCCGGCGGCTCCTTCTCCGTGACCTACGGTCGATGAGCTACGACGCGACCACGTTGCCGCAGCTGATCGGCGTGAACTCCGGCCCGTTCAGCCCGGGTCCGCGGTGGACGTTGACGTACCAGGTGCCGAACTCGGGAGCGTCCTTCACGGTGGTGGTCGACTCGGCGTGGCCCTTGGCGTCGGCCTGCAGCGCGGTGAGCGGGATCGCCACCGAGCCCTGGGCCTCGCAGCGGCCGTTGTGGATGTGCGCCGGGTGGGACGTGCTCGGCTCGAGGCCGTCGAGCACGACCTTGACGGTGAGCTCCCTGGTGCCGGGGTCGCGGATGAGGGTGGCGGTGCCGGTGACGTTGTCGCCGGCGGCGCCGTTCGGTCCCATCGCCAGCTGCCCGGGATGGCCGGTCAGGTCGGCGCAGACGATCGACTTCTTCTCCGCCGGGGTGCCGGTGGTCGGGCCCGTGTGGAAGTGCACGTAGGCGCCGGTGGGCACGGCGGGCACGTTCGGCACCTTGGTGGTGACATCGACCACACCCTTGTCGTCGGGCATCCCCGGGTTGAGGGTGTAGAGGATGTCGCCGGGCGCCCCGGCGCAGGTGCCCTTGTGGATGTGCGAGGGCATCGCCACCTTGGGCGCAGCGCCGGTGACGTGGAGGCTGACGGTGAGCACCTGGGTGCCGGCGTCGTAGGCGATGGTGGCGGTGCCGGTGGGGACGTGGGCCAGCTGTGCCGACGCCTTGGTGGCGGCGGCGGCGCCGCCGCCGGCGGAGGGCTGCGCCGAGGGAGGGGGGGCGCTGCCTCCGCAGGCGGCCAGGGCGGCGGCCGCGGCCAGGGCACCGAACACACCACGACCCGTGCGCGTACTGATCACCGTCAGCCTCCTCTCAGCTCCACATCCTCGCGACGCGCGATTCTAGCCGGGCCGCCCCCCGGTGGGGGAGGGGTGGGCCCGGCTCAGCCATCCAGCTGGGCCAGCCGGCCGGCGAGGAAGTCGCGCTCGACGGCGTTCTCGGTGAGCGCCAGCGCCTCCTCGTAGGCCACCCGCGCCTCGGCGGTACGGTCGAGGCGGCGGAGGAAGTCGGCCCGGGCCGCCGCCAGGTAGCTGTAGCCGGCGAGCTGCGGCTCGGCCGCCAGGGCCTCGAGCGCCACCAGCCCCGCCTCGGGGCCGCGGGCGAGGCCGAGGGCGACGGCGCGGTTCAGCGCGACCACCGGTGACGGCCAGAGCTGGGCCAGGAGGTCGTAGAGGGCCACCACCTCGCGCCAGTCGGTGTCCTGCCAGCTCGGTGCCTCGGCGTGGACGGCGGCGATCGCCGCCATCAGCGCGAACCGCCCCGGCGGCCGGCGCCGCAACGCCTCCCCCACCAGGGCGAGGCCCTCGCCGATCGCCCGCCGGTCCCACCGGGCGCGGTCCTGGTCGGCGAGCAGCAGCAGCCGGCCGTCGTCGCCCAGCCGGCTGGCCCGGCGGGCGTCGGTGAGCAGGATCAGCGCCAGCAGGCCGGCGACGTCGGCGTCGGCGGGGAGCAGGGTCCGCAGCATCCGGGCCAGGTCGAGGGAACGCTCGACCAGGTCACCGCGGACCAGGCCGTCGCCCACCGGGGCGGTGTGCCCGGTGGTGAACAGGAGGTGCACCACGGTGAGCACCGCCTCGATGCGGGCGGGCAGATCCTCGGCGGGCGGCACCCGGTAGGGGATCCGCGCCGCCGCGATCTTCCTCTTGGCCCGGGTGATCCGCGCCGCCATGGTGGGCTCGCTCACCAGGAAGGCGCGGCCCACCTCCGCGGTGGTGAGCCCGCAGAGCAGCCGCAGGGTGAGCGCCACCTGGCTCTCCAGGGCGATCGCCGGATGGCAGCAGGTGAAGATCAGCCGCAGCCGGTCGTCGGGGACATCGTGCTCGCCGGTCTCCCCGGGCCCGGGGGCGACCTGGTCGTCGAGGAGCAGCGGCAGGGTGCGCCGCAACTGCTCCTGCCGGCGGAGCAGGTCGACGCCGCGCCGCCGCGCCACCGTGGTCAGCCAGGCGCTGGGATTCGCGGGGATGCCGCGGGACGTCCAGGTGCTGAGCGCCCGGGCGTAGGCGTCCTGCACGCACTCCTCGGCGAGGTCGATGTCGCGGGTGGTGCGCACCGTCGCGGCGAGCACGAAGGCCCACTCGCGACGGTGCGCCTCGGCGACCGCCGCCGCCACCGCGGAGGCGGCCGCCGGAGGCGCGCCGGTCAGTCGAAGACCATCACGGGGCGAACCTCGACGCCGCCGAACCGTGCGGGGACGTCCTTGGCGATGGCGATCGCCTCGTCGAGGTCGGCGGCCTCGACCATGTAGTAGCCGCCGAGCGCCTCCTTGGTCTCGGCGAAGGGGCCGTCGGTGACCGCCACGTTGCCGGCGGCGTCGCGGCGGATCGAGGTGGCGGTGCTCGTGGGCTGGAGCGCGTTGCCCCCGCGGAGCACGGCGCCGTGCTTGGTGCCGAAGTCCTGGTGTGCCTTCATCACCTGCTCGAAGGTCGCCTGCTCGGCGTTGGCATAGGACGCCTCGTCCTCGTGGATCAGGATCAGGTACTGCGCCATGGCCTGTTCGTCTCCCTGCTGGCCCGGCTGTTGGGGCCTCATGCTACCCCGACGAATGGAAACCGCCCGGATCGACAGCCCGCGGCGACGAGATCACCTGACCACGTAGAGGGCGAGCATCCCGGCGGAGATGTGGTCGGCGACGTGGCAGTGGTAGAGCCAGATGCCGGGGTCGTCGGGGACCATGTCGGCGACCACCATGGTCGCCGGCAGCAGCGCCACCACGTCGGTCCGCATCCCCATCGCCAGCACCGTGTTCCCGTGCCAGTGGGGGGTGTGGAGGTCGACCTCGGTGCCCATGCCCATCACGTACCAGCGGACCCGCTCGCCCCTGCGGATGTCGAGGTCGGGGAGGTTGCCGAACACGTAGCCGTTGATGGCGTGCTTCTTGTTGCTCTCGACGAAGTCCGGGTCGTCCCTCCTCACCGTGGCCGGAGCCGAGGTGTGGGTCCTGATGTTGTCGTCCAGCCAGGGGCTGCGGTTCTCGTCGGAGACCATGAACATCGTGACCAGCTCCCGGTCGGCGTCCCTGGGGCTGCCGTCGGGGCGGGCCATGCCCCGCCGGGTGACCACGATCGCCCCCATCAGACCGGCGTAGGTGTCGGCGACCTCGTCGGTGTGGGAGTGGTACATCCACATCACCGAGCTCGGGTCCATCGGCCCCGGCCCGGCCCGCTCGGGGACCTGCCACACGTAGGTGTGCATGCCGCCCTGGGGCACCGAGTCGTCCGCCCTGTCGACGCCGCTGGTGCCGTCGGCGTAGGCGGCGCCCTCGGAGGCCTTGTCGTAGAACACTCCGTGCGGGTGCATGCTCGCCGGGCGCGAGGTGTGGTTCGTGAACACCACCCGGATGGTGTCGCCGACCTCGGCGTGGATGACCGGGCCGAGCAGCCCGAGGTGCTTCCACGCCTCGGGGCGGGGCGCCGGCGTCGTGAAGGTGGCGTCGGTGTACTCGCGGAACACCGACTTCGTGTACACCCGCCCGATGCGGCCGGGGCCGGTGGCCATGTAGGTGTTCTCCGCGTCCCCGAAGGGCTGCCCGGTGACCAGGTTGCGGCCGGCCGGCGCGTAGTCCCAGGCCACCTCGTCGGCGGCGATGTAGTGGAGCCGGACCTGGCCGGCGCCCGCCGCGGCCGCCAGCCGGCCGGCGGTGGCGGTGCCGTTGCCGCTGCAGCCCGCCAGCAGCCACCCGCCGAGCGCCAGCAGCAGCAGGCGGGGGCACCGCCCTCCCCACACCCCTCGTGACATCACAGCCTCCCTTGCCTCGGTATAAGTGCGCGCTTAGGTCAGGCTAAGCGCAGCCGTAAGGCTACCCTGACCAGCCGCCGACTTCAACCTGCGCGGGGCCGTGGAGCGCTTGACGTGCGGCTGCCTGCGGGGTAGTTTACAGGTAACTAACACGCAACTTAGGGGAAACTAAATGAACGGCCTCGCGGTGGCGGAGGTCGCCGCCACGTGGCCGGCGGCGGCCGGCTGGACCGACCACTCCGGGCACTCCGGAGGCCCGGAGGCCCGGGGGCCCGGCGGCGAGGCGCTGCGGGCGAGCTGCCTGCTGCCCTGCCTGCTCCTCGTCCTGAGCGAGCATCCCGCCGACGCCCGCGCGGTCGCCGCCGGGCTGGAGGGCTTCGGCTACCGTTGCGACGCCCGTGGCGCCGGCCGCCGCCTGCGCTCGCTGGAGCGGGCCGGGCTGGTCCGCCGGGGTGCGGCGCGCCCGGGGGTCGACGACCGCCGATTCCGGCTGACCCGCCGGGGGCGCTTCCACCTCGACGGCTCCGCGGCGGCGATCGCAGCCATCAGCAGGCGTCTGGAGGCCCTCTTCTCGGCTCTCGGCGCCGACCCGGTCAGCCGGTGAGGGGGGACCCTCGGCGCAGTCCGGGGGCTCCCAGCCACCGTGAGAGTGGTTCCCGTCACCAGCCGTGAGGCTCAGTCGGGAGCCGGCATCTCGGTGGTGACCGCGGTGCCGTGGCACTCGGCGCAGACGCCCTCGACGGTCAGCACGGTGGCGCCGACGTGGTACCCGTGGCGGTCGAGCAGCCGCCGGGCGAGCGGCGCCACGTCCTCGGCGGAGATCTCCACCATCCCCTTGCAGCGGACGCAGACCAGGTGATGGTGGGCGTCGTCGCTCTCGAGCTCGAACTGGGCGGTGTCGCCTCCGAGCCGGGTCTGGCGCACCAGGCCGATGCCGGTGAGGGTCTCCAGCACCCGGTAGACGGTGGACCGGTTGAGGGTCGCGTACTGCTCGCTCACCGCCCGCCACACCTCGTCCGCGGTCATGTGCCGGCCGCGGGCCTCCCGGAGTGTCTGGAGGATGAGCTGGCGCTGCGGCGTCCAGCGCAGGCCAGCGGCGCGGACCGCGGACGCGTGGTCCGGAGTGCCCGGCGAGGACGCCCGCTGAGCTGCTGCCATGCCGACCATCATGCACCTCTCCGGGGCGCTCACGGGAGGGGTTCGGCGGCCCGATCGTCGAGGCCTCGGCGCGCCGCCCTGCCCGGGGCCGGTCAGATCGCGGTCGCGGCCTCCTGCTGCAGCAGCGGGGCCAGCTGGGTCTCCCAGAAGCGGAGGAAGCCCTCCTGCTCCGGGCCCGCCTGGACCACGGCGAGGTCGGTGAAGCCGGCCTCGGCGAAGGCGCGGATCGCCTCGGCGTGGACCTGCGGGTCGGGACCGCAGGGCACCAGCTCGGTGATGTCCTCGTCCTTCACGACGCGGGTGGCGGCCTCGAAGTTCACAGGGTTGGGCAGCTCGGCCATCACCTTCCATCCGGGAACGGCGAAGCGCCACATCTCCCGGGCGGTGCGCACCGCCGCCTGCCGGTCGGCGGCCCAGCAGACCGCGATCTGGCCGTAGGTGCGCCGCCCCTGGCCGCCGGCGCGGCGGAAGCCCTCGACCAGGTCGCGGCTCGGCTCGACCGCGATCAGGGCGTCGGCGAGCTCACCCGCGAGCCGGGCGGCACGGGGCCCTCCGGCGGCGACGGCGATCGGCGGCGGCTGGTCGGGGAGGGTGTAGAGCCGGGCGTCCTCGAGGCTGAGGTGCCGGCCGCGATACGACTGGAAGCCGCCCTGCCAGAGCCGGCGGATGATCTCGATCGCCTCCGCGAGCATCTCCTGCCGGACGTCGTCCGGCGGCCAGCCGCGCGCCACCACGTGCTCGTTGAGCCGCTCGCCGGCGCCGATGCCGAGGGTGAACCTGCCCCCGCTCATCAGCTGGATGGTGGCGGCGGCCTGGGCCACGACCGCCGGGTGGTAGCGCATCGTCGGGCAGGTCACCCCGGTGATCAGCTCGATCCGGTCGGTCCTGTCCGCGAGCGCACCCAGCACGCTCCAGGTGAACGGGGACTGGCCCTGGCTCTCCAGCCACGGGTGGAAGTGGTCGGAGATCATCGCGAAGTCGAAGCCGGTCGCCTCCGCGCGGCGGCAGTTGTCGACCAGCTGTCGGGGCGTCGACTGCTCGCAGATCATCGAGTATCCGAAGCGCATGCGGACGAGTCTGACAGCCGGTACCGGACGCTGCTCAGCGCTTGAACACCCTGTCGAGCACCAGGATGCTGGCCTCGAACAGCGCGATGAGCGGGACCAGCAGCGCGGCCGGGGTGAAGGGGTCCGCCCCCGGCGTGACCACCAGCGAGACGAAGACGATCCCCACCCAGATGGCCTTCCGCTGCCGGCGCAGCTTTGCCGATGACACGATGCCGAGCAGGCCGAGCAGCACCACCGCGACGGGCAGCTCGAAGGTCACGCCGAAGATGACGATCAGCAGCGTGAAGAAGGAGAGGTAGGCGTTGAGGTCGGGGAGGAACTCGGCGTTGCCGCCGAGGAAGTTCGCGAGGAAGCCGAGCCCGACCGGCATCACCAGGTAGGCGAAGGTGCCGCCGACGGCGAACAGCAGCAGCGCGGTGGCGAGGAAGGGACCGGCGAAGCGCCGCTCGGAGCGCCTCAGCCCTGGGGCGATGAAGCCCCACATCTGCCAGAGGATCACCGGCAGCGCGCCGATGATCCCGCAGATCGACGCCACCTTCAGCGGGATGCTGATGCCCTCGGTGGGGCTGGTGACGATCGGCGCGCCGACGATGTGGTGCCCGTGCGCGAGCACGCTGATCAGCGGTCGCTCGAGCAGTCCGATGATCGCGCCGTTGAACACGAAGGCCAGCAGCGTGCAGCCGATCCACGCGATCCCACTGATGATGAGGACGCGTCGGAGCTCCTCGAGGTGCTCGATCACCGTCATGCGGCGGTCGGAGGGGAGGGCGTTCTGCACGGCTGCCGGCCTCCGGTCTCAGGCCGCGGGGCGGTGGTCGCGGGACGCGGCGACGGGATCCACGCCGCTCACCGGCAGCACGACGGGCGCGGGAACGGGCGCGGGATCGGGGCTGATGACGCTGCTGCGCAGGTCGCTGGTGTGATGCTTGAACTCACGGATGGCCTTGCCCATCCCGGAGCCGAGCTCGGGCAGCTTGCCCGGGCCGAAGATGATGACGGCGACCACCAGCAGGATGATCAGCAGGGGCAGGTGACCGGTGCCGAATGGCATGTCGAGGACCTCGTGGGAGTGGATGCGTCTGTCGGGAACTACTGGGACGGGCGCGGGTTGGATCAGATCCCGGGGGGCAGCGGCACCCGCAGGACCTCGGGCCCGGTGGGGGCCAGGCTGCCGCCCGCGGGCTCGGCGGTGACGGCGATCGCGGCGAAGCCGTGGAGGCTGCGGGAGATCACCGACGACCAGCTGCCGCCGTCCGGGCCCTGGGCGAGGTACGCGGCCGCCAGCGGCGCGCCGCCGGCGGGGATCAGCCAGACCTCGTAGGTCTGCGCGGAGGTGCCGCCGAGCACCGCCGGGAGGGTCAGGCCGTTGGCGGTGAGCACCCCCTGGTGCCGGCTGGGGTCGTAGTCGAGGGCGCAGCGGGTCGCGGGCACACCGGCCGACCCGCAGGTGGGCACCCGGACCGCCACCGCAGCGGCGGGGTGCGGACCGGCGACCGACCAGGCGGCGAGCACGCTCGCGGTCGCGGCCACCAGCCCGCCGGCGGCGGTGAACCGCCGGCCCGAGGGCACCCGGCCCCAGAGCCGCCGGTGCCACCGGTCGGAGCGCTGGGGCACCGCCGCGGCCGCGCTCGCCCGCGCCTCGGCCTCCACCCGTGCCATCAGGTTGCGGCGCAGGCTCGGAGGTGGGGTGACCGGGGTCACCGTGCCGGCGATCATCGTCCCCACGTGCAGGAGCGCGCCGCCGACCTCGCGACAGCCCCGGCACCCCTCGAGGTGGAGGCGGAGGCCGCCCTCCTCGCCGGGATCCAGGCCGCCGACGGCGTAGGCGGCGAGCAGCAGCTCGGACTCGTCGCAGCTCATGCCGGCTGCTCCACGCACCATCCGCCCAGCACACCGCGCAGGGTGCGCAGGGCCAGACGGGTGCGTCCCTTCACGGTGCCGAGGGGCACCTGCATGCGGGCGCTGATCTCGGACTGGCTGCAGCCCCCGAAGTAGGCGAGCTCGATGGTGGTGCGCTGCTCGGCGGGAAGCCGCTCGAGCGCACCGCGGATGTGCTCGCGATCGAGCTCCGCGATCACCTCGGTCCAGGTGTCGCTGGTGGAGGAGCCGGCGGCGACGTGCTCGAGCGGGAGCTCGTCCCGCGACCGGCCGGCGCGCCCGCGGGTGCGGTCGATGGAGCGGTTGCGCACCACGGTGCAGAGCCAGGAGCGCACCCCACCGCGGTCGGGACGGTAGGTCGCCGCCCCCCGCCAGACGGAGAGGAATGCCTCCTGGACCACGTCCTCCGCCGCGGACGCGTCATGGAGGACGCGGAGCGCGACCGCATAGGCCAGCGACCCGTAGCGGTCGTAGAGCAGCTCCATCCCCTCGGGCGAGCCCTGGGCGATCAGCTCGACGGCTCTCTCGTCGGTGGTCATGGCCGGCTCCGTGGGTGTTCTCACGGTGCCCCATACGCCGCGACCGGCCCCGCGGATCACTGCGGCGGTCTGTGATCCGTCCGCCCGGCGCCCCGCGTAGGCACTCACCGCAACACCCATTCTCGGAGGCGTTCACCGTGACCTTTGACGAACCCAGGATGACGGACCTGATGGAGGAATCCCAGGACCTTCACAGCACCGCCATGCGGCTCACCGACCAGGCCGTCGACGAGATCGTCGAGACCGGCCGTGAGCGCCGCGCGCGGGGCGAGATCGAGACCGCCGATCCCGGCCGTCGCACCTTCCTGCGCCGCTCGCTGCTCGCCGCCGGCGTGGTCGGCGGTGGCGCGCTCGGCGCGTCGATGTTCTCTCGGATGATGACCACCGCATACGCGGCCAGTTCCGCCGACGTGATGATGCTGCAGACCGCGGCCTCCATCGAGAACCTGGCGGTGGCGGTGTACACCAAGGCGGCCGGCCTTCCCCCCGCCGTCAGCGGTGCGGCGATCCCGACGGTCAAGGCGTTCGTGGTCATGACCATCAAGCAGCACACCGACCACGCCAACGCCTTCAACGCCGCGGCGATGCAGCTCGGTGGCGTGGCGCAGCCCAAGATCGACCAGGTCGTCTACGACGCGGTCGTCGCTCCTGCGCTGGGAAAGATCAAGGGCCCAGCCGACGTGGTGGCGCTCGCCCAGACGCTCGAGGATGCCGCCGCGCAGACCTACGTGAAGTTCGGCGGTGACGTCGACGACAAGAACGCCCTGAACGCGTTCGCCACCATCGCGCCGGTCGAGGCGCAGCACAGCGCGGTGCTGCTGGCCGTGGCCGCGCTCATCGCCGGCGGTGCCCCGCAGCTGATCACGATCACGCCCGCGGTCGACGCCAGCAAGCTGCCCGCGGCCGCCGGGTCGGTGGGCTTCCCCAACAACTTCTACAAGACGGACGCGGCGCGGCCCGCGGCCGAAGGGGCGGTCCAGTGAGCCGCGGCAAGAAGGACAACAGCATGGACCTGTCGGAGCGCGAGCTGCTCGCGATGACCAGTGACCTCGACCAGATGCACCGGGACATGTTCCCGCGCTTCCAGGTCGCGGTCGCCGAGATGACCGAGGGCTGGCGCGAGTGGACCGAGCGCGAGCAGGCGATCAGCCGCATGAACGCGACCCGGCGCAACTTCCTCCGCGGCGGCCTGGTGACCGCCGGCGCGCTCGGCGGCGGCGTCCTGCTCGCCGCCTGCGGTGGCTCGAACAGCCCGTCGAGCGCGGGCACCACCACCTCGACCGCCACCTCGCAGAGCGTCGACCTCACCGTCGCCCGGCTGGCCGCCAGCCTCGAGATCCTGGCGATCAACACCTACCAGACGGTGCTGGACGCCGCCGGCAAGGGTGCCCTCGGAGCCGTGCCGCCGGCGATCGGCACCTTCGTCACCACCGCCAAGGGACAGCACACCGACCACGCCAACGCCTGGAACGGTGCGCTCACCGGCGCCGGCCAGTCGGCGCAGACCGCGCCCGACCCCCACTACAAGAAGGTCGTCGACGGCGCGCTCCCCAGCGTCAAGACCGTCGTCGACGCGGCCAAGCTCGCGCTCACCCTCGAGACCGTCGCGATGGAGACCTACACCGCCGGTGCGGCGCTGGTCACCGACAAGAAGAACCGGCTGGTGGCGCTGACCATCGCCCCGGTCGAGGCCCAGCACGTCGCCATCCTCAACTACGTCCTCGGCCAGTACCCGGTCCCCGACACGTTCATCAAGACCGACATGGCCGCCTCTCCCAACGACCTCACCGAGGGCTGACCCGCCGACCCCCACACGTGCCTGGGACCGCCGCCCACCGCGGGCGGCGGTCCTTCGCGGGTCAGAACCCCAGGACCTCTCCGACCAGGATGACGGTCACGCGCTCGGGCGCGAGCACCCGGGTGACGATGAGCACGTTGTTGACCCCGCTCGGCACCCCGTAGGCCCGCAGCGCGCGCTCGTTCTCGAGCGGGTAGCAGTATTCGTGGATGCGGCGCAGCCCGGTGGCGATGTCGGGCACGATCTTCTGACCGCCCACCACCAGGACCACCCGGCTCGCGCCCGACGCCAGCGGTCCCAGCTGGCTGCCGCTCGCCGAGGCCACCAGCAGCGACCCGTCCTCGGTGACGGCGTGGGCGCTGCCCACGACGTGGTCGGGCGAGGCGCCGAGCTTCCGCATCTCCTTCGCCTGCATCTGCCGGTCCATCTGGTAGAGGGCGAGCCGGGTCGGGCGGTAGCGGCCGGTTCGCTCGATGTCCTCGGCGACGCCGATGGCCTCGAGGGTCCGCGAGGTGTTGTTGAAGACCTCGGCGCCGTCGGGCAGCCGCTCGAGCACGGCGCGACGCGCCTCCTGCCCGGTCGGCACGACCAGGGCGTCCATCCCGTGTGCCCCCAGCGCCCGGGCGGCGGCGGCGATGCGCTCGGCGGTGGCGAGCACCGCGAACTCCGGGTTGGGGGCCGGCGGCTCCCCGGCGGTCGCCGTCGCCAGCGGCTCACTCACCCCCGGTCTCGGCGAGGTACCGGTGCACCAGCGCCACCGCCATCGCACCCTCGCCGGTGGCGGCGGCGCAGCGCTTCATCGAGCCGTGGCGGACGTCGCCGGCGGCGAAGACGCCGGGCAGGCTGGTCTCGAGCGGGTACGGCTGACGCGCCAGGGGCCAGCCGTCGGGCACCCCACCGCCGGGGGAGAGGTCGGTCCCGGTCACCAGGTAGCCGGCGCGGTCGCGCACCAGCTGCAGCTCCTGCATCCCCCCGGTGCAGGGCATGCCGCCGATGCAGATGAAGAGCGCGTCCGCCGCCGTGGTCTGGACCCTGTCGCCGCCGTCGAGGGCGACGCGCAGGGTGCGCAGCCGGGCGTCGCCGTCGACCGCGGCCACCTCGGCGGAGGTGCGCACCTCGATGTTCTCGACGGCGGTGACCTGGTCGACGAGGTACTGCGACATCGAGGCGCCCAGCGCCGGCCCGCG from Candidatus Dormiibacterota bacterium encodes the following:
- a CDS encoding CHRD domain-containing protein; the encoded protein is MISTRTGRGVFGALAAAAALAACGGSAPPPSAQPSAGGGAAAATKASAQLAHVPTGTATIAYDAGTQVLTVSLHVTGAAPKVAMPSHIHKGTCAGAPGDILYTLNPGMPDDKGVVDVTTKVPNVPAVPTGAYVHFHTGPTTGTPAEKKSIVCADLTGHPGQLAMGPNGAAGDNVTGTATLIRDPGTRELTVKVVLDGLEPSTSHPAHIHNGRCEAQGSVAIPLTALQADAKGHAESTTTVKDAPEFGTWYVNVHRGPGLNGPEFTPISCGNVVAS
- a CDS encoding transcriptional repressor; its protein translation is MAAAQRASSPGTPDHASAVRAAGLRWTPQRQLILQTLREARGRHMTADEVWRAVSEQYATLNRSTVYRVLETLTGIGLVRQTRLGGDTAQFELESDDAHHHLVCVRCKGMVEISAEDVAPLARRLLDRHGYHVGATVLTVEGVCAECHGTAVTTEMPAPD
- a CDS encoding YciI family protein; its protein translation is MAQYLILIHEDEASYANAEQATFEQVMKAHQDFGTKHGAVLRGGNALQPTSTATSIRRDAAGNVAVTDGPFAETKEALGGYYMVEAADLDEAIAIAKDVPARFGGVEVRPVMVFD
- a CDS encoding multicopper oxidase domain-containing protein; amino-acid sequence: MSRGVWGGRCPRLLLLALGGWLLAGCSGNGTATAGRLAAAAGAGQVRLHYIAADEVAWDYAPAGRNLVTGQPFGDAENTYMATGPGRIGRVYTKSVFREYTDATFTTPAPRPEAWKHLGLLGPVIHAEVGDTIRVVFTNHTSRPASMHPHGVFYDKASEGAAYADGTSGVDRADDSVPQGGMHTYVWQVPERAGPGPMDPSSVMWMYHSHTDEVADTYAGLMGAIVVTRRGMARPDGSPRDADRELVTMFMVSDENRSPWLDDNIRTHTSAPATVRRDDPDFVESNKKHAINGYVFGNLPDLDIRRGERVRWYVMGMGTEVDLHTPHWHGNTVLAMGMRTDVVALLPATMVVADMVPDDPGIWLYHCHVADHISAGMLALYVVR
- a CDS encoding carbohydrate kinase encodes the protein MTVVVLGEALIDLVEAPDGSYVAHPGGSPANTAVALARLGTPVAFAGRLSGDGFGRRLRAHLETNGVDLGLSVDAAEPTTLAVVELDARGGAGYTFYVEGTTTATWAASELPTDLPEQVNAIHTGSVALALPSGAEAIGDLLRREQGRRAISLDPNVRHPFAGDRETYRRRLEGWLRCASLVKVSLEDLQWVHPGEAVTEIGRRWRGLGPALVVVTLGGAGCMAFVGGEEITRAATPVTLVDTIGAGDSFTAGLLDWLDRHHRLGPAGPAALTAPEVVAALDFASEVASITVSRAGADPPFRRELGD
- a CDS encoding DUF6596 domain-containing protein, which produces MAAAVAEAHRREWAFVLAATVRTTRDIDLAEECVQDAYARALSTWTSRGIPANPSAWLTTVARRRGVDLLRRQEQLRRTLPLLLDDQVAPGPGETGEHDVPDDRLRLIFTCCHPAIALESQVALTLRLLCGLTTAEVGRAFLVSEPTMAARITRAKRKIAAARIPYRVPPAEDLPARIEAVLTVVHLLFTTGHTAPVGDGLVRGDLVERSLDLARMLRTLLPADADVAGLLALILLTDARRASRLGDDGRLLLLADQDRARWDRRAIGEGLALVGEALRRRPPGRFALMAAIAAVHAEAPSWQDTDWREVVALYDLLAQLWPSPVVALNRAVALGLARGPEAGLVALEALAAEPQLAGYSYLAAARADFLRRLDRTAEARVAYEEALALTENAVERDFLAGRLAQLDG
- a CDS encoding G1 family glutamic endopeptidase — encoded protein: MLKFLTVRGAALIALATLTGCASAAVLERPLAANAPTVATAPQIVEAAGTSPAVLDTSQPTPAATSMPMPATTPTAIRFRPAPLRPAPVRTPVTRAVPAAVAALPPHPAAALRPLTAASGNWSGYVEAGSFSQVSGSWTEPTVRCTAPDATLALWVGLGGDGSLPLYQAGSGAMCRNGSPVHFLWYELLTAAQQPPQVIVREIAPGDVVAVSVGLRGAGGGGSIQLADRTAGYATTVGFAAPETTLDTAEWITEATTTPSTGTITPLADFGTVDFHSCTANQGTEGIGSAAAGHLTALLLHDASGGTATPGGVSPDGSGPGGSFSVTYGR